The following coding sequences lie in one Apium graveolens cultivar Ventura chromosome 3, ASM990537v1, whole genome shotgun sequence genomic window:
- the LOC141714959 gene encoding uncharacterized protein LOC141714959 — protein sequence MVSRKQFRFRFENSWLKEPSFKEEVVRWWKQIPVMNIIPKHILMAKCMSKWGRQFFHKFGEKVKQQKEILSALINREDDIGVANYFEERDKLNELCYMKMSIENNEQNYCGFKRGTLTQANEGIDKAVFEAVFLADYNVVKPTLNGEEKVISESQNDMLTVDIKFEEFTEALKHMHPDKTSGPDGYSPAFFQQFWDLVGQEVFQCCKSWLSECMFPAELNNTNLVLIPKEENVENLTDVRPIALYNVVYKLITKVLVNRLKRVLPVAISVTNPHLSQEGALQTMC from the exons ATGGTCTCGAGGAAACAATTCAGGTTTCGATTTGAAAACTCTTGGCTGAAAGAGCCGTCGTTTAAGGAGGAAGTGGTAAGGTGGTGGAAACAGATTCCAGTAATGAACATTATTCCCAAGCATATCTTGATGGCTAAATGTATGTCCAAATGGGGAAGGCAGTTCTTTCATAAATTCGGGGAGAAAGTAAAACAACAAAAGGAGATACTAAGTGCTTTGATCAATCGAGAAGACGATATTGGAGTGGCAAATTATTTCGAAGAAAGAGATAAATTAAATGAACTCTGCTACATGAAGATGTCTATTGAAAACAACGAGCAAAATTATTGTGGCTTCAAGAGGGGGACACTAACTCAAG CAAATGAGGGAATTGACAAAGCAGTATTTGAGGCTGTGTTTTTAGCTGATTATAATGTGGTTAAACCAACATTGAACGGGGAGGAAAAAGTGATCTCAGAGTCCCAAAATGACATGCTCACAGTTGATATAAAGTTTGAAGAATTCACAGAAGCCCTAAAACATATGCATCCAGATAAAACATCTGGACCAGATGGCTATAGTCCTGCATTTTTTCAACAGTTTTGGGACTTGGTCGGACAAGAAGTTTTTCAATGCTGTAAAAGTTGGTTAAGTGAATGTATGTTTCCAGCAGAGTTGAATAACACTAACTTAGTGTTAATTCCAAAGGAGGAGAATGTGGAAAATCTAACAGATGTGAGACCTATTGCTCTATATAATGTTGTCTACAAATTGATTACAAAAGTGTTAGTAAATAGACTAAAAAGGGTGCTTCCTGTTGCTATCTCAGTAACCAATCCGCATTTGTCCCAGGAAGGAGCATTACAGACAATGTGTTGA